CGAAGATAAGGTAAtaacaaaaccaacaaaactATTACACGCTTGATAAATTTTTGCATAAATGAGGATTAGTGTCGCGTGTCTCAGTTTTGTATAACATGGACAATATTTTGTATAGCTAATTAACTAACTAGTtgatttcattattgatttgtTCAGAAACGACGAAGGTATTCTAAACTCTATAATCTCTATATCTTCGCATTACGAAATTGGTTCGCACAAATAAGTTGACGAATTTAAAATCAAGTTTGTATCATTGAactgcaaacatttttttattgaatgccAACAATTCGTAAGAATATCCAAGACAATATCACCGACATCCCAATCCCCGTACTATTTGATGAACGCTTCTGGCGGGATCTGGTTGGCGGCTTTGAGCTCGGTGAAAACAAAGGCAGCACGATCGAAAACCCAACCATTTTCTTCTAAACACCTACAAATAATATGAAAACATGATCTCTAATTTTGATTTATGTAAACAgcgggaaaaataaatactttAATGACCAAGTCGTATTCATTCCCGATTGTTCGGAAAATGATGCCACCATTTGCTGCTGAACGACTGGATCAACAAGAGTAGAACTTGCTGTAGTTTCACCAACGGAAACAGATGACGCTTGAGTGGAAAGTCCTGCAGGAACAGCGACTGGTTCTGTTAGAACAAGATAGAATTGATAATCATGTTACCAGACAAATCATTTAGTGCAAAGAAATCCTACCTTTGAAAGCCGCTTTAATTTGCTCGGGAGTAGCACACGAAATATGAATTTGCTCATTAACGATGCAAAAACCCCCTCCAGTGCTCGGAATGATGATGAATATCCGTTGAAACCAACGTATCAGAGAATGCCTTTCCGCTCGTTCCCGAAAAACACCCGTCACAGACATGACAATCAGGTGACTCTAATGTAACACATACATATTTTGGAAATACAGTTtatcaataaaataagttATCATACCGATGTAACAGGAACGTCCACTACAAGACTGCTTGGATCATGCAAAGTCTTTGGtaattttgataaaaacgAAACTATATCGACTTTGCCTTGTTGAAGTAATCGAAAACGACGTTGCGGATCATCTATTCGTTTCAGATTGCGACTGTCTTTCATGTAAGAGTCCAACCTTTAAACGAACGTTAAAATGAACGTTAAAATGAACtataaataaattgataacaGTTCTAATAAATACCTTGAGGGTGCATTCGCTGTCTGTCCCGGAGGATAAGAACATGTCAATGACATAATAGCCGAGTCATGGTATGCATTTAAAAGTGGTTGGCGATCATCTGAATCATACACCGATAGGTACTGTTCCAAGAAAACAAGGACTATCTGGCGTGCTTCGTCGGAAACAAACCAGCTGCCACTAGATGGTGGTAAAGCAACGTCCTCTGCTCCAATGTCGAAGGAGATTACTGGCGGTAACTCCACGCCATCCTAGAAAACGATAAGTTGTTAATCTCAAATactaaaagttattatttcaaCAAACTTGCCAATTTGACCAACTTGGGAAAACGTTTCCTTACGGCGCTGAAATATAAGCCACGATTGCGTTGCGATTAGGTTGACCGTGGccataaaaatataaagattAAACAGATAAGCAAGAACATAAAActaaaattgtgaaatttgcAACACCTTCAACAttacaaggggggggggggggaataagtGACTAGAGAACGAGAACCAGTTAGATATAAATTTTAGTTCAAATAGAAGCGATGTGACGAAAGGGGACCATCGTATTACATCAGCTTAAAAAGACTCAAAGTTAGAgaatgaaaatataatttcATACATGATTGAATTCGACTAAAATTAAAGGGTTGAGTTATCGGATCAATTTACGATTGCAATATTTTTAATCGAAGGacatttaaataaacaaaatgtgatgggaaattttggtctggattttttttttcttgtatgggTTTGTTTTTGGTTGATTTGTGATGTGAAGATTTGTGGAAAGAGATCTGTGGATTGAAGACCCGGAACATCTTCGAAGCCGGGCATAGCAAAACACGAATTATTTCTGTAGAGAACGATAAGAGACGAAGACGATTTGGATCTTCTGATGAACTGCAATGTGAATGAACCTTGGCCGGTTAGTTGATAAGGCACtccgttttcttttcgtcGATGAAGATTAGAGGCTCCACTCAGCCGAATTTTCGCCACGACCTCACACATGCCCTGTCTTTGAGGGTGAACGTTGTGGACAAACGTATTCAGTGACGGCTCGGTGAGATGAATCCGTAGTGGGACGATTTGTTGAACAACATATCTACACCGACTTTCACATGGTTTCGTCCGTTGCTTCAGCTGCGGCACAATCACATGCTTAAGAGAACGAATTTTAGGAAGCAATGTCCGAATCCGTATTTGTTGTTGTGGAAAAGGCGATTGGTTGATGTCAGGCGAGAAGTAGCTGCATGAAGTCCCGTAACAGTTGGCAGAAGTAACAAAGCAATGTAGAATACAGCATTGATGATGGATGTTGAATTGATGATGTATGCGTGAAGTTAAGATGACACATCATTCGACTTCTCATCCAAGTAAAGATGtttccattttgaaaatatttccacCAACACAGGAGTTTTAAAATGATCCACAAACTGAGTTGAAATAAAAGCGGTCTTTTCACAGAATGGGGAGGAAAACTTTGAATATTGGGGGGCACATCTTATGAAAATTATTATgggattttttagtttttttttttagttaagaCTGGGGTAAAAAGATGTCAGATGAAGTTGACACTAATAAGGCAGTTATTGAGCTGATCAATTTGAATTGTATGAAATAAACATTAAGACAAAAGAGGACAACTAGTCGAATTCACATCATACTTTTACGCGTAATATTATTCTAAATGTCCCTTTCAACATCGCTGCATATTGagatttttcaagtttaaatCTTATTCTAATTCTCAAAACTTATTCCAAAAATGATATATTTTataccaaaataaaataaatatcgcCATGTGTAGCAATTTCGATAGCATTACCTTATATAGGTGCTCTGTTCATTGAAGCGATCACAAAGAGGGTTCCGATTGAGAACTAGTTCTTCCAACTTCAATCCCTGTAAACGATCCAGCGAAGTAATTTGGCCAAGCTTGTTGTTGCCCAAATTCAAAGACTTCAGAAAAACGGCTTTTGTAACTAAAGGCTTCATTTGATCCACAttgtaaattttgttgttggatAAATCTATAACTTGGACATCTGGTATGTAATCCCCAATTATTTGCACCACTGTCTGCATGAAATTTTCTCGACTAAGAGGTGTGTAAAAATCTGTGCATAATTCTATACAAAAAAAGTTCATGGAATGAGGAAAGGTTGCATATTATATGATAATTCTACCTTCATCCAAGTGAAACTGAGAAAGATTAAGCATCTTCATCTGTGGATCATAACGGCGGCTCATCACTTGCTTGATTTTTCCCTTTAACTCTTCATTTATTGGTAGGTTAGGTGCTGGGCTCCTTTTAACGAAAATAATCAACTaaaattttcttgattagTATCATACAGTTATTTCAACAGCATTTGTTCCAGTAAGATATAACACCTTGAAACCATCATTCAATGTGATTTGCTTATTTAGTGTGGATAATACTTCAGCTGCAGTTGAGTCTTCAATGAAGAAGACTGCATTGTTGCCTTCAAAATGATACTATAATGAAAAACCATATCTTGTTATTTAAGCTATCTAAGTTATTGATAATAATTTATCTCACATAAATTGGAATGAAAGATGCTTTACAAGCATTCAGCAAGGTTTTCAGAATgaaatctttttcaaatttctttccaTGAGGAATCTAAGAACAACAAATTGTTacattaaaataagaaatcttTAAACACAAAATTCTAAATTGCTCCAGACCATAACTTTACTCCAAGAAGAGCCTCCTTTAGAATTCTGCTGTGGCTTTGcatgattcttttttctttctccaggTCTAGAATGTGAGAAACTTAATAACACAATTTAAATAAGaatgagaaacaaaaataaagaaattattcaattgatttcaaaatgacaaattcattaCTTTCTGAGGTGTGAGTCTCCATGTGAAGAACTACTTCCAGCCATGTCTACATCTTGTTCAATAATCCTTTGTAATTTGGAGCTATCCACTGGTCTGGAACGGTTGCGATCAATTCTTCCACTTTTGAAACTTGgtctgaatttttgtttgtctgaaGTTTCACGGGTATCATGATCTACAAAATTCACAACCAGAAACATACATGGTACACATGACTAGTGAAtttagaatttaatttttataacaCATTTAACACTTGATAGTATACATACTGAAGTAGACCCTTTCATTTTGGATATCTTCTATAAATCTATCTGTTCTTCTAGAGCTGTTATTCTTTCCACGATGAAATCCTTTCGACATtttcaataaacttttttacgTACCTGCCAAGTCCAAGTTATATTTTAAAGTTACTTGCACTATTTTACAGCtgaaaatcattatttttcacAATATTAAACCTactagatttcaaattttcattaaggCACGAAGTAGGAGTAAAGGAGAAGACACTGTAGTTTGTATTAAAGCTAAACGTCGTCTGCTACTCTGCTTACAGTGGGCTAAAATGCGGAGTCCGCTCTGGAAGCCACCAGAGGCAGCACTAGAtgtaaattcatttcaaatcctTCTCAACTGAAGTTTCTCTTATAGGTAATAGCATGGTCTATGAGGAGATGATACCGTCACCTTGTAGGAATTGGCCGTAAGGCCTCGTCACAGCTTTTTGAGGGGGTGTTTCAAAGTGAGATCCCCCGGTTGGGTCGAAGAGGGGAGAGGGGGAGGAGGGAAAGTGCGGACGTCCAGAGTACAGCATACATATTGCCGCTAAAGTTAGCGTTGACCTTACGTGGAATCATAccaattattattacataccTGTCTGGAATCATGGACTACTCAttaaggacgggactcttcggcgtttcctatgtcggccatgtaaatttttttgtgggagaatcagaatcagaatttaaaaattaccatAGAATTACCATAAGTTCCTAAAcctaacatttatttttatagagaTATTTCCAATTCCTTaacggaaaatttgaaatagggCAAAACACCGGTGACATCTAGAAACCAAACCTCCTAAGCTCTTGTTAATTTGCAAGCAGATGCCCATGCATGCAtaccgagagaaagagagaccaCTCTCTTATCTCTAGTCCTCTGACATAGCTGCCTAACTATCTTTTACCTTATAGCGTATATTCTTAAGAGCTTAGGGTGTTTGGttgctagatggcaccggtgttttgtcCTTTTATCCCTACTCCTGAAAGTAAATTTATAATATCTTAATGATTAGTTTATTTCACTAAGATTTATATCCATaatcagcaaaaaaaaaactgaatttattgatgtttttttattaatgttttCATGAAAATGCCCAACCCGACTAGCTTTTAACACAGCGACATAGCAAAGAATCCCGTCCTTAATATTGAGTAGTCCATGCTGGAATCTATGACAGATTTGGCAAGCACTTTGCCTAAAAGATGGAAGTATTGGAACTCTGACGGAATGATCTGGTTGACTT
The sequence above is drawn from the Daphnia pulicaria isolate SC F1-1A chromosome 1, SC_F0-13Bv2, whole genome shotgun sequence genome and encodes:
- the LOC124334568 gene encoding nuclear RNA export factor 1-like, with the translated sequence MSKGFHRGKNNSSRRTDRFIEDIQNERVYFNHDTRETSDKQKFRPSFKSGRIDRNRSRPVDSSKLQRIIEQDVDMAGSSSSHGDSHLRNFSHSRPGERKKNHAKPQQNSKGGSSWSKVMIPHGKKFEKDFILKTLLNACKASFIPIYYHFEGNNAVFFIEDSTAAEVLSTLNKQITLNDGFKLIIFVKRSPAPNLPINEELKGKIKQVMSRRYDPQMKMLNLSQFHLDEELCTDFYTPLSRENFMQTVVQIIGDYIPDVQVIDLSNNKIYNVDQMKPLVTKAVFLKSLNLGNNKLGQITSLDRLQGLKLEELVLNRNPLCDRFNEQSTYISAVRKRFPKLVKLDGVELPPVISFDIGAEDVALPPSSGSWFVSDEARQIVLVFLEQYLSVYDSDDRQPLLNAYHDSAIMSLTCSYPPGQTANAPSRLDSYMKDSRNLKRIDDPQRRFRLLQQGKVDIVSFLSKLPKTLHDPSSLVVDVPVTSSHLIVMSVTGVFRERAERHSLIRWFQRIFIIIPSTGGGFCIVNEQIHISCATPEQIKAAFKEPVAVPAGLSTQASSVSVGETTASSTLVDPVVQQQMVASFSEQSGMNTTWSLKCLEENGWVFDRAAFVFTELKAANQIPPEAFIK